In Collimonas arenae, a single genomic region encodes these proteins:
- a CDS encoding alkaline phosphatase D family protein, whose amino-acid sequence MDRREFIKRTTFFTVAAATGTLAGCGGGSGDASFGKSGAYTFPQGVASGDPRDTSAVFWTRVIPAAGGAISINVRLDVATDAGFQQMAAQVQLSADPVYDNTVRAKITGLSPSTTYYYRFVADTDTSPSGKTKTAPSAGSSNSRVRFAYFTCQDWSINHWGALALMAQETDLDFIVHLGDYIYEAVGAAYQAGSVESAHPPIKLPDGTPLPLQAGGNYATTLADYRTLYRTYRGDMRLQALHQAFPLIAIWDDHEFTDDSWQDHETYTLDNPEQLSRRRVANQAWFEYTPVDMGDVSFDLNNPSFQNIRIYRDFHFGQLVHLVMTDERLYRTQHPVGWQTSQTSSASQTSSPIGVRYFVDKATLASAEQQYAAAHQNQLPTMLGADQTTWWKNTLQTSTATWKVWGNEVMLNRLWIDPVAPLAPVDSNPKLIANCDSWDGYPTQKADLMGFLANNNIKNVMAITGDLHAYQCGVVRGPDPTTGVPVLVDFVTAGISSSSFYSYVKSGLPANDPRAALVSSPAVFDTVFKLNNPDLVLADHDAQGYASVTVTPDAFTVVFKKVDRTLTAAGAIANPAAIATTINVAVNTLKPVVS is encoded by the coding sequence ATGGATCGTCGGGAGTTTATCAAACGCACTACATTTTTTACCGTAGCGGCTGCCACCGGCACGCTGGCTGGCTGCGGCGGCGGGAGCGGAGATGCATCATTTGGGAAAAGCGGCGCATATACATTCCCGCAAGGCGTAGCCAGCGGTGATCCACGCGACACCAGCGCGGTGTTCTGGACCCGCGTCATACCTGCCGCCGGTGGCGCAATCAGCATCAATGTGCGGCTAGATGTCGCCACCGATGCCGGCTTCCAGCAAATGGCGGCGCAAGTCCAGCTCAGCGCCGATCCGGTCTACGACAACACCGTACGCGCCAAGATTACCGGTCTGTCGCCCTCCACCACCTACTACTACCGCTTCGTCGCCGACACCGACACCAGCCCGTCCGGCAAGACCAAGACGGCTCCTTCCGCCGGCAGCAGCAACAGCCGCGTGCGCTTTGCCTACTTCACCTGCCAGGACTGGTCGATCAATCACTGGGGCGCCTTAGCGCTGATGGCGCAAGAGACCGACCTCGACTTTATCGTGCATCTGGGCGACTACATCTACGAAGCAGTGGGCGCCGCCTATCAGGCTGGCTCGGTCGAAAGCGCACACCCGCCGATCAAGCTGCCCGACGGCACGCCGCTGCCGTTGCAAGCCGGCGGCAACTACGCCACCACGCTAGCGGACTACCGCACGCTGTACCGCACCTATCGCGGCGATATGCGGCTGCAGGCGCTGCATCAGGCCTTCCCCTTGATCGCCATCTGGGACGACCACGAATTCACAGACGACAGCTGGCAGGATCACGAAACCTATACGCTCGACAACCCCGAGCAGTTATCGCGCCGGCGCGTAGCCAACCAGGCATGGTTCGAATACACGCCGGTCGACATGGGCGACGTCTCGTTCGACCTGAACAATCCATCCTTCCAGAATATCCGCATCTACCGCGATTTCCACTTCGGCCAGCTAGTGCATCTGGTCATGACCGATGAGCGCTTGTACCGCACCCAGCATCCGGTGGGCTGGCAAACCAGCCAGACAAGCAGCGCGTCGCAAACCAGCAGCCCGATCGGCGTGCGCTATTTCGTCGACAAGGCCACGCTCGCCAGCGCCGAACAGCAGTACGCGGCCGCGCATCAGAATCAACTGCCGACCATGCTTGGCGCCGACCAGACCACATGGTGGAAAAACACCCTGCAAACTTCCACTGCAACCTGGAAAGTCTGGGGCAACGAAGTCATGCTCAACCGCCTGTGGATTGATCCGGTCGCTCCGCTGGCGCCGGTCGACAGCAATCCCAAGCTGATCGCCAATTGCGACTCATGGGATGGCTACCCAACCCAGAAAGCCGACCTGATGGGCTTCCTGGCAAACAACAACATCAAGAACGTCATGGCCATCACAGGTGATTTGCACGCCTACCAGTGCGGCGTGGTGCGCGGCCCCGATCCGACTACAGGCGTGCCGGTGCTGGTAGATTTTGTAACCGCCGGCATCAGCAGTTCCTCCTTCTACAGCTATGTGAAATCAGGCCTGCCGGCCAACGACCCGCGCGCGGCGCTGGTTTCTTCGCCTGCGGTGTTCGATACGGTATTCAAGCTGAACAATCCCGATCTGGTGCTGGCCGATCATGACGCGCAAGGATATGCATCGGTGACGGTAACGCCGGACGCGTTTACGGTGGTGTTCAAAAAGGTCGATCGCACGTTGACGGCTGCCGGTGCTATCGCCAATCCGGCAGCCATCGCAACCACGATCAATGTCGCGGTGAATACGCTAAAACCGGTGGTTTCCTGA
- a CDS encoding sterol desaturase family protein: MMDLIGWMEATFGAHIEWKQVVLIGMTPLFLVGFAIEWQVMRKRGGRRQFYWKDILTNVNLGGSYQLFELLVHVLFVGAAVFWFWCHRFFTIPINAWTLLPIFLAVEFCYYWFHRCSHRVRWFWTAHVVHHSGEHMNMSTAMRQSMLYPITGWWLFFMPLVLLGVHPAVVFILYACDLVYQFFIHTESVGKLHPVLEYIFDTPSNHRAHHGRNDCYIDKNYGGVLIVFDRLFGTYVEEQEAVDYGIKRQVYSHNLLTLNFHEFIDMWKDVGKPGKPTERLKHIWGPPEYERTPGVAAQSQLHNADS, translated from the coding sequence ATGATGGATCTGATCGGCTGGATGGAAGCCACCTTCGGCGCGCACATAGAGTGGAAGCAGGTGGTGCTGATTGGCATGACGCCTCTGTTCCTGGTCGGCTTCGCCATCGAATGGCAAGTCATGCGCAAGCGCGGCGGCCGGCGTCAGTTCTACTGGAAAGACATCCTCACCAATGTCAATCTGGGCGGCAGCTACCAGCTTTTCGAGCTGCTGGTGCACGTGCTGTTCGTCGGCGCGGCGGTTTTCTGGTTCTGGTGCCATCGCTTTTTCACGATCCCCATCAACGCCTGGACCCTGCTGCCGATATTCCTTGCCGTCGAATTTTGCTACTACTGGTTCCACCGCTGCAGTCACCGCGTGCGCTGGTTCTGGACCGCCCATGTGGTGCATCACAGCGGCGAGCACATGAACATGAGCACCGCCATGCGGCAGTCGATGCTGTATCCGATTACGGGCTGGTGGCTGTTTTTCATGCCGCTGGTGTTGCTTGGCGTGCATCCAGCCGTGGTGTTCATTCTTTACGCTTGCGACCTGGTGTACCAGTTTTTCATCCACACCGAAAGCGTCGGCAAGCTGCATCCGGTGCTGGAGTACATATTCGATACGCCCAGCAACCATCGCGCCCATCATGGCCGCAACGATTGCTATATCGACAAGAACTATGGCGGCGTCCTGATCGTCTTCGACCGCCTGTTCGGCACCTATGTGGAAGAGCAGGAAGCCGTTGATTACGGCATCAAGCGGCAGGTATATAGCCACAACTTGCTGACGCTTAACTTCCACGAATTCATCGATATGTGGAAAGACGTAGGCAAGCCGGGCAAACCGACCGAACGCCTGAAACATATCTGGGGGCCGCCTGAATACGAACGGACACCAGGCGTCGCAGCGCAAAGCCAGCTGCACAACGCCGATAGCTGA
- a CDS encoding AraC family transcriptional regulator, producing MSLITPVQPLRGVVPSTYVRLLYEYLEKQGVAAAALLGVAAPEAADRGLQRYPVTRWQALLQRAAEHLHDPLLGLRLGQSITPAHFGVMGYVLLACPNLGAALARTLQYQRLLYDVNPMRSALEGSDLLLEWGVDQGRPGPLVDECAITALLQLAHNATGRRVVPTQVCFVNPTPVDSKPYRDWFGCPVLFDQPVTSIHLPQILLALPLRQPDTILLNVLERQAEGLLAELPPTDDFELAVRRCIARLIREGQAELELVANELHVSARTLHRRLEASGINFRELRESIRHRLAEHYLADPRLQLAEIAQLLGYSEQSAFTRAFRRWSGCTPYGYRQRQPVPLGEIPQVLV from the coding sequence ATGTCTCTCATCACACCGGTCCAGCCGCTTCGTGGCGTCGTGCCTAGCACCTACGTCAGGCTGCTGTATGAATACCTCGAAAAACAAGGAGTGGCGGCGGCCGCCTTGCTGGGAGTGGCAGCGCCGGAAGCAGCGGATCGTGGCTTGCAGCGCTACCCGGTGACGCGCTGGCAAGCGCTTCTGCAACGTGCCGCCGAGCATTTGCACGATCCCTTGCTTGGCTTGCGCCTGGGCCAGAGCATTACGCCGGCCCATTTCGGCGTAATGGGCTATGTGTTGCTGGCTTGTCCCAATCTGGGCGCAGCGCTGGCCCGCACGCTGCAATACCAGCGCCTGCTATACGACGTCAACCCGATGCGCAGCGCGCTGGAAGGCAGCGACCTGCTGCTCGAATGGGGCGTCGACCAGGGCCGCCCCGGTCCGCTGGTGGATGAATGCGCCATCACCGCGCTATTGCAACTGGCGCATAACGCCACTGGCCGCCGCGTAGTGCCGACCCAAGTCTGCTTTGTGAATCCGACGCCGGTCGATAGCAAACCCTATCGCGACTGGTTTGGCTGTCCGGTACTGTTCGACCAGCCGGTCACTTCCATCCACCTCCCGCAAATTTTGCTGGCTTTGCCGCTGCGCCAGCCGGATACGATTCTGCTCAATGTCTTGGAGCGGCAAGCCGAAGGTTTATTGGCGGAGTTGCCCCCTACGGACGACTTCGAACTGGCAGTGCGGCGCTGCATTGCACGCCTGATCCGCGAAGGACAGGCTGAACTGGAACTGGTGGCGAACGAATTGCATGTATCGGCGCGCACCTTGCATCGCCGGCTGGAAGCCAGCGGGATCAATTTCAGGGAGTTGCGAGAGAGTATCCGTCACCGCCTGGCCGAGCATTATCTGGCTGACCCGCGCCTGCAACTGGCGGAAATCGCCCAGTTGCTGGGCTATTCAGAGCAAAGCGCTTTTACCCGCGCATTCCGGCGCTGGAGCGGCTGTACGCCGTACGGCTATCGGCAGCGTCAGCCGGTTCCCCTCGGCGAGATACCACAAGTTTTGGTTTGA
- a CDS encoding DUF427 domain-containing protein: MTSKIVKIPGPDHPISIKASPSRIVITLGGHVIADTRKALTLQEANYPAVQYVPREDVDMALLQRTEHATYCPYKGDCSYYSIPAGGERSINAVWSYEAPYAAVDAIRNHLAFYPDRVDAIEERQV; encoded by the coding sequence ATGACATCCAAGATCGTCAAAATCCCCGGCCCCGATCATCCGATCTCGATCAAGGCGAGTCCATCGCGCATCGTAATTACCCTTGGTGGCCATGTCATTGCGGATACGCGCAAAGCATTGACGCTGCAGGAGGCAAACTACCCGGCTGTGCAATACGTGCCGAGGGAGGATGTCGATATGGCCCTTCTGCAGCGGACAGAGCATGCGACCTATTGTCCTTACAAGGGCGATTGCTCCTATTACAGTATTCCGGCCGGGGGCGAGCGCTCGATCAATGCTGTGTGGTCCTATGAGGCCCCGTATGCGGCAGTTGACGCTATCAGGAATCATCTTGCGTTCTATCCTGATCGGGTCGACGCGATTGAGGAACGTCAGGTTTAA
- a CDS encoding carboxymuconolactone decarboxylase family protein produces MEARIDFYTASPEVMKAMIALEGAVNKLGLEPSLLELVKLRASQINGCAFCIDMHTADARKAGETERRLYGVTAWRETPFFTARERAALAWTESLTLIAQTHVPDEDYNLVRAQFNDAEMVNLSLAINTINSWNRLAIAFRKMPAV; encoded by the coding sequence TTGGAAGCACGTATCGATTTCTACACAGCCTCGCCAGAAGTGATGAAAGCCATGATTGCTCTGGAAGGCGCAGTCAACAAGCTGGGACTGGAACCATCGCTGCTGGAGCTGGTGAAACTGCGCGCTTCGCAAATCAACGGCTGCGCATTTTGCATCGACATGCATACTGCGGACGCCCGCAAGGCCGGTGAAACCGAGCGCCGCCTGTATGGCGTCACCGCCTGGCGCGAAACTCCGTTCTTTACCGCACGTGAACGCGCCGCGCTGGCCTGGACCGAATCCCTGACATTGATTGCCCAGACCCATGTGCCGGATGAAGACTACAACCTGGTGCGCGCCCAGTTCAACGACGCTGAAATGGTCAACCTGAGCCTGGCCATCAATACCATCAACAGCTGGAACCGGTTGGCGATCGCTTTCCGCAAGATGCCGGCTGTCTGA
- a CDS encoding phosphocholine-specific phospholipase C, translated as MAQKSRRDFLALTAKTAAAAAAAGVFPETIRQALAVPANCKTGTIADVEHVVIFMQENRSFDHYFGKLAGVRGFGDPRAISLPSGQSVWYQPNGSSYVLPYHFDAKGTNATQVGLNHSWKGSETTWKNWDAWVPKKTAYTMGYFDRGDLPFYYAVADAFTICDAYHCSIFGPTDPNRFYALSGTAGDNITGLNDGNLYNANPIYNGDINNDDISAATTAAAPNWKTYAEVLQANNVSWKAYQEFDNYGDNYLAYFKNFRVESDGSRLKTSSPLYQNGRALADGSTQANTAGTKGDLLIKAFKRDIDGVNGKTALPQVSWIFAPYEYCEHPEASPNAGEDIASRLLGALASNPEVWSKTVFLINYDENDGFFDHVPPNVPPLNADMGQTTLADPTVGELYQQVPKGLGPRVPMLVISPWSRGGRVCSQLFDHTSVLRFLEEWLVEGRGLDRDKVTCKNISPWRRAVCGDLTSAFDFKTPNKAWPQITPAAPYHKVDSTVSATPPAVQTFPVQELNRGPRPACHLPYQLHVDAQYAAQSGHRELSLTLGNTGKAGAAFIAYSNLRQDGPWHYTVEAGKVLRDVKLANWTGDQYELRVHGPNGFFREIKGSFAVAGAVAAAKPEVQVRDDYERHAITLVLSNHAGSKPCTFTITANAGPSSGFQGSYPVAAGRVLRLMVPLGAAKGWYDFSIKADSDANFLRRVAGHVESEARSWTDPQIGVIAPSTLSTATPRIRQGSNIVFNYSTAAQKQNARNWIGVFPISSTVPDQAGYKTYSLYEYATALNGQVTLKTQGLAAGSYKVWFLANDAYAEQLAGPVVFTVTA; from the coding sequence ATGGCGCAAAAGAGCAGACGTGACTTCCTGGCCTTGACGGCTAAAACGGCCGCTGCTGCTGCCGCTGCAGGCGTTTTTCCTGAAACGATCCGGCAAGCGCTGGCGGTGCCGGCAAACTGCAAGACCGGCACGATCGCCGACGTCGAACACGTCGTGATTTTCATGCAAGAGAATCGCTCTTTTGACCATTATTTCGGCAAGCTGGCCGGTGTGCGCGGCTTCGGCGATCCACGCGCCATCTCGCTGCCAAGCGGACAGTCGGTGTGGTATCAGCCGAACGGCAGCTCTTACGTGCTGCCTTACCATTTCGATGCGAAGGGGACCAACGCCACGCAAGTCGGCCTGAACCATAGCTGGAAGGGTTCCGAGACTACCTGGAAGAACTGGGACGCCTGGGTGCCGAAGAAAACCGCCTACACCATGGGCTACTTCGACCGCGGCGACCTGCCTTTCTATTATGCGGTGGCGGACGCATTCACCATCTGCGACGCTTATCACTGCTCGATTTTCGGTCCGACCGATCCGAACCGCTTCTATGCCTTGTCCGGTACTGCCGGCGACAACATCACCGGGCTCAATGACGGCAACCTGTACAACGCCAATCCGATCTATAACGGCGACATCAACAACGACGATATCAGCGCCGCAACCACTGCCGCCGCGCCTAACTGGAAGACCTATGCGGAAGTCTTGCAAGCCAACAACGTCAGCTGGAAGGCTTACCAGGAGTTCGACAATTATGGCGACAACTATCTCGCCTATTTCAAGAATTTCCGGGTCGAAAGCGACGGCAGCCGCCTCAAGACCAGTTCGCCCTTGTATCAGAACGGCCGGGCGTTGGCGGACGGTTCAACCCAGGCCAACACCGCCGGCACCAAGGGTGATTTGCTGATCAAGGCCTTCAAGCGCGACATCGATGGCGTCAACGGCAAGACAGCGCTGCCGCAGGTTTCCTGGATTTTTGCGCCTTATGAATATTGCGAACATCCGGAGGCATCGCCAAACGCCGGCGAAGATATCGCCTCCCGGTTGCTGGGTGCGCTGGCAAGCAACCCGGAAGTATGGTCGAAGACGGTGTTCCTGATTAACTATGATGAAAACGACGGCTTTTTCGATCACGTGCCACCGAATGTTCCGCCATTGAACGCGGACATGGGCCAGACCACGCTGGCTGACCCAACGGTAGGCGAGCTGTACCAGCAAGTACCGAAAGGACTTGGGCCACGGGTGCCGATGCTGGTGATTTCGCCATGGAGCCGCGGCGGTCGCGTCTGCTCGCAGCTGTTTGACCACACCTCGGTGCTGCGCTTCCTGGAGGAATGGCTGGTAGAGGGCCGCGGCCTGGATCGCGACAAGGTTACCTGTAAAAACATTTCGCCATGGCGCAGGGCAGTGTGCGGCGATTTGACATCGGCATTTGATTTCAAGACCCCGAACAAGGCATGGCCGCAAATTACACCAGCGGCGCCTTACCATAAGGTCGATTCGACGGTAAGCGCCACGCCGCCGGCCGTGCAAACCTTCCCTGTTCAAGAGTTGAACCGCGGTCCACGACCGGCCTGCCATTTGCCGTATCAATTGCATGTCGATGCGCAGTACGCCGCACAATCCGGCCATCGCGAACTGTCGCTGACATTAGGCAATACAGGCAAGGCCGGCGCCGCTTTCATCGCCTATTCGAATCTGCGCCAGGACGGGCCGTGGCATTACACGGTGGAAGCCGGCAAGGTCCTGCGCGACGTCAAACTCGCCAACTGGACAGGCGACCAGTACGAATTGCGCGTACACGGCCCGAACGGCTTCTTCCGGGAGATCAAAGGCAGCTTTGCTGTCGCCGGCGCAGTAGCAGCGGCCAAGCCGGAAGTCCAGGTGCGCGACGACTATGAACGTCATGCAATCACCCTGGTATTATCCAACCACGCCGGGTCGAAACCATGCACTTTCACGATCACCGCCAACGCCGGTCCGTCGAGTGGTTTCCAGGGCTCTTATCCGGTGGCGGCAGGTCGGGTGCTTAGATTGATGGTGCCGCTCGGTGCGGCCAAAGGCTGGTATGACTTCAGCATCAAGGCAGATTCCGACGCAAACTTTTTACGCCGCGTCGCCGGCCACGTCGAAAGCGAAGCCCGCAGCTGGACCGATCCTCAAATCGGCGTAATTGCGCCATCGACACTGTCGACGGCGACGCCGCGCATACGCCAGGGCAGCAATATCGTATTCAACTACAGTACTGCGGCCCAAAAGCAGAATGCGCGCAACTGGATCGGCGTGTTTCCAATCTCCAGCACAGTACCTGACCAAGCCGGCTACAAGACCTATAGCCTGTATGAGTATGCCACCGCGCTCAATGGCCAGGTAACGCTCAAGACCCAGGGGCTGGCGGCAGGATCCTATAAGGTATGGTTTCTCGCCAACGATGCTTATGCTGAACAGCTGGCCGGTCCGGTTGTGTTTACCGTGACGGCCTAA
- a CDS encoding DNA-binding protein, with amino-acid sequence MSDRQNLSWTACDALAAQGKKPSIGLVREWTIATTGAKKGSDGDVQKDISEWYADLLKLKRDKSVADLPDAVAALTRDLWRFAVESANDSLTAERASLAAEKIESEKLIDLAQEDTLAAIEIANEIKGKLTIANAALLGRDEQIKRLEESLSEQRAILLVKDERIVGLIADLGRKAEEHAAGLAELDGLRKHSLLEIDRARGEAKRWQAEFARVEAEGKSAAHAYREKIAALENDLSGARGRLGAIEESLADANKRVEATQAELSELKFTNNTPARQRFGSGKLIRRRKL; translated from the coding sequence ATGTCCGACCGCCAAAATCTCAGCTGGACCGCCTGCGACGCCCTTGCCGCGCAAGGAAAAAAACCCTCTATCGGCCTGGTGCGCGAATGGACGATCGCAACGACCGGCGCCAAGAAAGGCTCGGACGGCGATGTACAAAAGGACATCAGCGAGTGGTACGCCGATCTGCTTAAGCTAAAACGAGACAAGAGCGTAGCCGACCTGCCCGATGCTGTGGCCGCCCTCACCCGCGACTTGTGGCGTTTTGCTGTGGAGTCTGCGAACGACTCCCTCACTGCGGAACGCGCATCGCTGGCGGCAGAAAAAATCGAAAGCGAAAAGCTGATCGACCTGGCGCAGGAAGACACGCTGGCGGCCATCGAGATCGCCAATGAGATCAAGGGCAAGCTGACGATTGCCAACGCCGCCCTGCTTGGCCGTGACGAACAGATCAAGCGCCTGGAAGAAAGCCTGTCCGAACAGCGTGCCATATTGCTGGTAAAAGATGAACGTATCGTCGGTTTGATCGCAGATCTGGGGCGCAAGGCCGAAGAGCATGCGGCGGGCCTGGCTGAGCTAGATGGACTGCGCAAGCACAGCCTGCTTGAAATCGACCGGGCGCGTGGCGAAGCAAAACGATGGCAGGCTGAATTCGCCAGAGTCGAAGCCGAAGGAAAATCTGCTGCGCATGCCTATCGTGAAAAAATAGCTGCACTGGAAAATGACTTGTCAGGCGCGCGAGGCCGGCTAGGCGCCATTGAAGAATCGCTTGCAGATGCCAACAAACGTGTAGAAGCTACGCAGGCCGAGTTGTCCGAATTGAAATTTACCAATAATACCCCGGCCAGGCAGCGATTCGGCAGCGGCAAGCTCATCCGGCGGCGCAAGCTTTAG
- a CDS encoding PLP-dependent aminotransferase family protein, producing the protein MELHVVIDGDKDLAGQIYRQIKEAIQAGRLAAGEQVPPSRLLAQQLKVSRKTVSEAYARLTVDKLLVGQIGSGTFVNEVNVQGPPRARQFASKDLAGAAALKTWLGRSVPLPPPGSERRSGYDFVGGGAKGHFPVSEWRQCVLHGLRKSQADRSFYSYAEGLPVLREAIARHTSFARGVQCVPMDVLVTNGAQQAIDLIARVLLEPGCTVAVEDPGYPTARMAFASQGANIASIPVDDEGMIVDQIPDRTRLIYVTPAHQFPLGMPMSLARRKALLKRASELGAIIIEDDYDSEFRYEGRPTDSLQSMDSEGLVAFVGTFSKSMQPELRLGYLIAPPAIREAVAIAKHLSDWHAPTMLQWALAKFIDDGYLQKHIRRCHAIYASRRAQLLSRFATDLAPWLQPIAATAGFHMTALTRSDIDIPLLLKLARRVDVGLYSTDVFYHEIPPTPGLFFGYGAIETLDIAPALDRVKAILTEIA; encoded by the coding sequence ATGGAATTACATGTCGTCATCGACGGGGACAAAGACCTGGCGGGCCAGATTTACCGGCAAATCAAGGAAGCCATCCAGGCAGGTCGGTTGGCGGCAGGCGAACAAGTGCCTCCATCGCGTTTGCTGGCCCAGCAGCTCAAGGTGTCGCGCAAAACCGTGTCGGAAGCCTATGCACGGCTGACCGTCGACAAGCTGCTGGTTGGACAGATCGGTAGCGGCACTTTTGTCAATGAGGTCAATGTGCAGGGCCCGCCGCGCGCCCGGCAGTTTGCCAGCAAGGACTTGGCCGGCGCCGCTGCCCTGAAAACCTGGCTTGGGCGCTCAGTTCCGCTGCCGCCGCCGGGATCGGAGCGGCGCTCAGGCTATGATTTTGTTGGCGGCGGCGCAAAGGGTCATTTTCCGGTGAGCGAGTGGCGCCAGTGCGTCCTGCACGGCTTGCGCAAAAGCCAGGCCGACCGCAGTTTTTATTCTTATGCGGAAGGCTTGCCAGTATTGCGCGAAGCTATCGCCCGCCATACTTCGTTCGCACGCGGCGTACAGTGCGTGCCGATGGATGTTTTGGTCACCAACGGTGCGCAGCAAGCCATTGATCTGATTGCCCGTGTTTTGCTGGAGCCTGGCTGCACGGTGGCGGTCGAAGATCCTGGATATCCAACGGCGCGCATGGCGTTCGCTAGCCAGGGCGCCAACATCGCCAGCATTCCGGTGGATGACGAAGGCATGATCGTTGATCAGATTCCTGACCGGACGCGCCTGATCTATGTCACCCCGGCGCATCAATTCCCGCTCGGCATGCCGATGAGCCTGGCGCGCCGCAAGGCGTTGTTGAAACGCGCCAGCGAGCTGGGTGCGATCATCATCGAAGACGACTACGACAGTGAATTCCGCTACGAAGGAAGGCCCACCGATTCTTTGCAAAGCATGGATAGCGAAGGATTGGTGGCGTTTGTCGGGACTTTTTCCAAGAGCATGCAGCCGGAATTGCGCCTCGGCTACCTGATTGCGCCGCCGGCGATCCGCGAAGCGGTGGCCATCGCCAAGCATTTGTCCGACTGGCATGCGCCGACCATGCTGCAATGGGCGCTGGCCAAATTCATCGATGACGGCTATCTGCAGAAACACATCCGGCGCTGCCACGCGATCTATGCCAGCCGCCGCGCGCAATTGCTGTCGCGCTTCGCTACCGACCTGGCGCCATGGCTGCAACCGATCGCCGCTACGGCCGGCTTTCACATGACGGCGCTGACCAGGTCGGATATCGACATTCCCTTGTTGCTCAAGCTGGCGCGGCGGGTCGACGTCGGCCTCTATTCCACCGATGTCTTCTATCACGAGATTCCACCCACGCCGGGCTTGTTCTTTGGCTATGGTGCTATTGAAACCCTGGATATTGCGCCGGCGCTGGACAGGGTCAAGGCGATTCTGACGGAAATAGCTTAA